The window GGGTCCGTACGCCCGCCGCGCCGTCCATCGTGTCCCCGCCCGCGCCGCCGTGGACGTGGGTGTCGACGAACCCGGGGAGGATGAAGCACTCCCCCGTACCCGAGACCGCTTGCGGCATGACGCTCTCGATCCGCGCGCCGAAGGTGAGGGTGCCCGGGGTGACGCCCCCCGGGAGGACGAGGTGGCCCCGCAGGGTGTGGACAGGTCGGGTGCCGGACCCCATCCCCCCAGGGTAGAGCTTCACGCGGCCCCCGTGGTCGGGGTAAGAGGGTCCGCGCGGCGCACGCGGGCGGTCGGCGGGGGGCTCCCGGTCAGTCCTCGTCCGCGACCGGCGCCAGGGTCTCGCCGATGACCTCCAGCAGGAGCCGCACGAGGTCGGGGTCGAACTCCCCGCCCGAGCGGGCTTGAAGCTCGGCGAGGGCCTCCTCGGGGTCCCAGGGGAGGTCGTGGAGACGGGGGTTTGTCAGGCCGTCGTAGGCGTCGCACAGGGCGAAGAGCCTGGCTTCCAGGCTGATCTCAGTGCCCAGCTTGCCCGCCGGGTAGCCGCCGCCGTTCCAGCGCTCGTGGCGGTCGGTGATCACCGAGAGGGCCCCCGGGGGCAGGCCGCCCAGCATCTGCGCGAAGCCGTCGGCCCCCGGCGAGGCCTCCCTGGGCAGCAGGGCCCCGAGCAGGGTGACCTTGCCGATGTCGTGCAGGTACGCGCCCCAGCGCAGGGCCTGACATTGCCCCGGGGACAGGGCCAGCCGCCCGGCGAGCCGCAGCGCGAGGTCCGTCACCCGGTCGGTGTGCCCGTGCGAGTCGCCGTCCCAGGTTTCGAGCATCTGCCCCAGCGCCCGCAGCGCCGCCTCCCGCGCCCGGGTGGCCTCCGCCTCGGCGGCGAGTCGCCCTGCCAGCGCCGCCACCGTGCCCGACACCATGCTGAACAGGGCCGTTTCCTCGGCCTCCCACACGTGCGGCTGGGCCGTGCAGAGCACGAAAGCCCCCAGCAGGGGACCGTCCCCGACCCGGACGGGCGCCGCCGCCAGGCTCGCCACCCCGGGGCCCGTGCCCTCCCGCAGGTCGGCGGCGGTGCTGTCGAAGAAGAGCGGGCGCACGCTCTCCTCCAGGGCGCGCAGCAGGGGCGTGTCGGCACTCAGGCCCCCGGGCGGGTTCAGCGCCGGGGGCAACTCGCCGCAGGCCGCCTGGACCCCGTAGCCTCCCAGGGGCCCGCCGCCCCGCATGAGGAACACCGCCCCCGTGGCCGCCGTCGCGCCGACGAGGTGCTCCAGCGTCGGCAAGACGCCCGAGGCGAGGTCCGGCGCCGCCAGGGCCACCCGCGTCAGGGTCACCACCGACTGCGCCGCCGAGGTCCGGGCGTCCTGCCCAGGGGTGAGGTCCGAAATCCGGGGGGTGAAGGGCACAGTCACCCCCGCAGCATAGTCACCTGGCTCTTACATTCCTCGGACGCCCTGTCAAGCCGCCCCGCGGTAAGCCAGTCTTAATCCTCGCGTCTCCTGCGCCGCCCGGCCCCGACTTACCCTCAACCCTTGCGCAAGGCGAGGCGGGGCCGGGGCCCCATACCCTGCCGTATGGCATCCCCCATCCTCGACCTCGCGGGCCTCACGCTGGAGGTCAACCACCTGCCCCGCGGCGTCCGCTTCTACACCCAGGTCCTCGGCCTGACCCTGCTGGAGCACGGCGAGGAGCGCGGCGTCGCCCACTTCGAGGTGAACCCGGCCCAGACCCTCACCCTCTGGAAGCCGGTCACCCGGCAGGCGAACGACCCCCGCCTCGCCTCCCTGCGCGCGCGCGGCGCCTCGCACCTGCACTACGCCTGGCAGATCCGGCCCGAGGACTTGGACCGCTGCAAGGCCCTCCTCGACGAGCACGGCCTCGCCTGGACCGAGATCGACCTCGGCACCCCCGAGCGCCCCGACCCCACCGTCTATTTCTTCGACCCCTTCGGGCACGGGCTGGAGCTGCGCGGCATCGACCTCGCGGACGGGCGGCGGCCCGCTTTCCCCCCGGCCCCGGTCGTGCGCCCGCCCCACGCCCTCCCGGTGATGGGCCTGCGCGAGGTGGCCCTGGCCTTCGGCGACTACGCGGCCATGAAGGAGCGCTTGCCCCGCGCCTACGGCTTCGCCCTCGCCAAGGAGCAGCCGGACCGCGACTTCGCCCAGTTCACCCTCGGCCCGGAGCCCGAGCCCGACGGCAACGGCACCCCCCGCCGCTGGCTGTACGCCTGGGACCCCCAGGTGGGCCTCGCCGACATGTTCGGGGGTGACCACGCCCACGTGCGCTTCCACGCCGACGTGGACGCGGTGCTCGCGCTCGTGCGGGCGGAGGGGCTTCCCTACGTGCGCACGGAGGAGGGGCTGGCCGCGCGCGACCCGGAGGGACACGTCTTCGAGTTCGTGGCGCCTCCGCCGCCCAGCGAGTGAGAAAAATGCCTCAACTGTACGGAGTCCTGCGGAGTCGCGTGGGGGAGGACCGTATCGTGCGATACAGGTCCTGACCCTTCACCACCGCGCCGCCCTTTAGACGGACCTCAAGGAAACCTCTGGGCCGGGCTCGGCGGGAACACGTTAAGGTCGGCCCAATGCTCATTCCCACGCACAGGAGATCTCCCATGTCCAAAGTCCTGAAGTACGCCGCCCTGCTTCCCGCCCTCGCCCTCGGTGCCGCCTCGGTCGCGCACGCCGACCTCGCCGACATCAGGAAGCGCGGCGAGCTGCGCGTCGTGATGAGCGGCGAGTACCCGCCCTTCTCGCAGCCTGGCCCCGACGGCTCGCTGACGGGCTTCGACGTGGACGTGGCCCGGGAGATCGGGCGCCGCCTGGGCGTGCGGGTGAACGTCATCAAGGCCGAGTTCCCCTCGATCATCGCGGGGCTTCAGGCCGGGCAGTTCGACATGGCGGTCGCCTCGCAGAGCAAGACCCCCGAGCGCGAGCGGGCGGTGGACTTCCTGAGCCGTCCCTACTACTACGACGGCTTCCAGCTCTTCGTGCCCGCGAACTCGACGGCGACCAACCTGAACTCGCTGCGCGGGGCCCCGGTCGCCGTCGCGCAGGGCACGGTCTTCGAGAAGTTCCTGCGCGACCGCAAGTACCCCAACGTCGCCACCTACAGCGGCGAGCAGGAGATCTTCCTCGCGCTCGCGGCGGGCCGCGCCGGGGGCATGATCACCACCCGGACGGTGGGCAACGTCGCCATCAAGAACGGCCAGAAGATCAAGGCGGCGGGCCCGGTCCTCCAGCAGGACAACCCCTACATCACCCTGGGCAAGAACCAGCCCCAGCTCAAGACCGCCGTCGAGCGGGCCCTGAACGCCATGCGGGTGGACGGCACCCTGCGCAACATCAGCGTCAAGTACCTGGGCGCCGACGTGACCACGCCGGGCCGGTAAGCCGGACGGTACTCGCCGGGCCGCACGGAGAAACAGGCCGTGCGGCCCCCTTCTTGTTTCCAGGGGAGGCCCCGCCGTGTTCGACGTTTTGATTCCGGATCCACTTGCCCTCCAGTGGCGTGACATGCTGGCCGTCTTCACCCCCGACGTCCTGCGTGCCCTGTGGCGCGGCACCCAGATCACCCTCTCGCTGACGCTGCTCTCCAGCGTGTTCGGCCTCACCCTGGGCTTTGTCGCCGCGCTCGGGCGCATGTCGCGCCTGTGGCCGCTGCGCGCGCTCGCGGGCTTCTATATCGAGACCTTCCGCGGGACGCCCCTGCTCGTGCAGCTCTTTTTCCTGTTCTTCGCCCTGCCGCAGCTCATTCCGCAGTTCAGGATGCCCGCCTTTCAGACGGCGGTCCTTGGCCTGAGCCTGTTCGCCGGGGCTTACGCCGCCGAGATCATCCGGGGCAGCCTGAACGCCGTGGACCGGGGCCAGACGGAGGCCGCGCGCGCGCTGGGCCTGAAGCCCCTCCAGATCCTGCGCCTCGTGCTCGTCCCGCAGGCGGCCCGCACGGCGGTGCCCGCGCTCGGCAACCAGTTCATCGGGCTGCTCAAGGATTCCAGCCTCGCCAGCGTGGTGACCGTCACCGAACTCCTGCTCACCACCCGCGGCCTGGTGTCGGTCACCTTTCAGCCCTTCCCGCTCTACCTCGCGGTCGGCCTGATCTACTTCGTCCTGTCGAACGTCGCGGCCCGCGTCTTCGCGCGGCTGGAACTGCGCCTCAACCGTCCCTACCGCCTCGCCGCCCGGCGCTGAAGGGCTAGAGCACCTCCAGCGGCACGGGCCGGGTCGGCCCCGCGAACGCGCGGTCCAGAGCGGCGAGGTCCGCGTCCGTCAGCCGCAGGTCGAGCGCCGCCCGGTTCTCCCGGACGTGCGCCGCCGTCCCCGCCTTGGGAATGGTCATGACGCCCGGTTGCCGCAGCACCCACGCGAGGGCGACCTGAGCGGGCGTGGCCCCGTGTTCGCGCGCGATCCCCGCCAGGACGCGGTGGCCGAGGAGACGGCCCTGTTCGACCGGCGAGTAGGCCATCACGGGCACGCCGCGCTCCCAGCACCACGGCAGCAGGTCGTACTCGATGCCCCGGCGGGTGAGGTTGTAGAGCACCTGATTCGTGGCGACGGCCCCGCCTCCCGAAAGCGCCGCGAGTTCCCCCATGTCCGCCGTGTCGAAGTTGCTCACGCCCCAGTGTCTGATCAGTCCTGCGCGCCGCAACTCCTCGAAGGCGCCCAGCGTCTCCGCGAGCGGCGTCTGACCGCGCCAGTGCAGGAGGTAGAGGTCGAGGCGGTCGGTGCGCAACCGCCTGAGGCTGCGCTCGCACGCGCGCAAGACGCCCTGGCGGGAAGCGTTGCCGGGCAGCACCTTGCTCACCAGGAACACCTCGTCGCGCCGCCCCTGGGTGGCTTCCGCGACGAGTTCCTCGGCGGCCCCGTCCGCGTACATCTCGGCGGTGTCGATCAGGCGCAGGCCGAGGTCGAGTCCGGCCCGCAGCGCGGCGATCTCGTCCGCCCGGCGCCGGGGGTCTTCCGCCATGCGCCAGGTGCCCTGGCCGAGCACGGGCACGCGCTCGCCGGAAGGGAGGGGGAGGGTGGGGATGGTCGTCGTGCCTGTCATGGGGTCCTCCTCGCCCCATCAAGACCCGCACAGCCCCGGCGGGGATGGGAACGCTTTGCCGGGCCGTTCATGAAGCCGCAGCCGGAAGCAAAAAGCCCCCGACCTGGGGCCGGGAGCGTCGCCGTTGGGCGGAGCGGGAACGCGGCGGGGGCGCACGAGAGGCTACGGCTTAGTGGAGGAGTTGGATGACCTCAACCAGGGCTTTGATCATGCCCAGGGCGGCTGTGATGAGCAGCACCCATTCCATGATCTGCCTCGGTTGCGGCCTTTTCCCTTTTCGGCTATGCTTCTTGTGGCTCAAGGAGCACCACCTTTCCGGCCCTCACTGTGACTAGCAGCGAGGGCCTTTCCTCTGTTCGAGGAGTGGCCTCCCGGTCCCCGCTTGTCATGCAACCCGCCCTCAGGCAAAGGGAGTCTATCACGCTCCCCTGGCGCTCCTGCACGGCGTTCGTGTTCGCCAGATTGTTCTGGAGCCGTCAGCCCCTGTTCTACTTGGCGGTCGCGTCGAGGTAGGTGGCGACCCAGGCGAGGGGGGCATTCCAGTTGATGGCGACCTCGTTCATGGACGAGGTGCCTATGTCGTCGAGGTAGCAGGTCTGCGGCGCGCACCGCCCCCTCAGCAGATCGGCGGTGGGGTCGGCGGGGGAGGAGTTGGGGCCCCCTGCCAGGGCGCCGGGCGGGGGCGCCGGGTAGCGGGGGTCGCGGCTGTGGGCCCAGAAGCGGTGGTGGGGATTGACGAGGGGCCGCGCGCCGTAACCCGAGACGTACGACTTGTCGAGCGGGTTGCGGCCCAGGATGTAGTTCATGCCCTCCAGGGCGGCGTCGCGGTAGCGGACGTTCCCGGTGAGGTGGTGGGCGACCCCCAGGATCAGGCTCCGGTTGAGGACGTTGCTGTTCGAGCCCCAGGGATAGCGCTCCGAGCGGAAGGGCACCCCGTACCCCGTGCGGGTCACCTGGGCGGCGTAGGCGTCCGCCAGCGCGATCAGGTTGGCGCGGGCCGTCCTCACCGCGGAGGCGGGCAGCCCATTGGGCACGAGCGCCAGCGTGACCGCGCCCGCCGCCGTCACCTCGGGCCACGCGAGGTCGTTCTCCGGGCCGTTCTTGGTGGCCCCCAGGTACAGCGGGCTTGCCTTCAGCGCGGCGAGGAAGGTCTTGTCCCCCGTCGTGGCGTACAGCTCGGCGGCGGCCCAGTAAAACTCGTCGCGCACGTCGGTGTCGTCGTACGGGCCACCGCCCGAGAAGGTGTCGTAGGCGTAGACCTGCGGGTGGCGCCGCGCGGCCTGCCACGCCCGCCGGGCGGCCTGGAGGCAGCGCCGCGCGTAGGCGTCGTCCACGCTCCGGAAGACCCGGGCGCACTGCGCCGCGCTCGCCGCCAGGTTGAGGGTCGCCGCCGTGGAGGGCGGGTACAGGAAGCGCTGCTGGCGGTCCTCGTCGGGCCGGGAGGGAAGGCCCGTCCACCGCTCGCTGTGGACCTTGTGGTGCGCCATCCCCGAGGCGTCCACCTCGGTCAGGTTCAGGCGGTCCGGGTGGGCGCTCTGGTCGCCGAGCGGCAGGGCGAGCCACTCGCCGTCCGGCACCTGCATCCCGAGCAGGAAGTCCAGCTCCCAGCGGGCCTCGTCGAGCAGGTCGCTCACGCGGTTGGCGTTCTCGGGAATGCGCAGGCTGCCGTCGGGGAAGAACCCGGCCTTCGAGGAGCGCTTGCCCAGCTCGTACAGGTTCATCAGGGTCCAGACCGAGAGGCCGCCGTTCACCACGTACTTGCCGTGGTCGCCCGCGTCGTACCAGCCGCGGCCCGCGTTCAGCGTGTGGCGGCACCCCGGCCAGGTGTTGCCCCGCGCGTCCCGGCCCGCGAAGCAACCCGCCCGGTCCCCGCCCCGGTCGGAGGAGGGGTCGGCGTGCCCGGCGGCCCTGGCCCACTTGGGACCCCCGACGTACCGCGCCTCGATGGGGACGCCGCTGCGGTTGTGGTAAAAGTACGCGAGCGCGTCGCGCCCCAGCGGCTTGTACAGGTCGCGCGCGATGCGGAAGGGGTGGCTGCGCAGCCCGCCGACCTCCAGCACGTACCGCTCCCCGGGCCTGCGGAACGCCGAGAAGTCCGCCCGGTGGACGAACTCGCCCGACGCCGCGTCCCTCCCGAAGACCCGTGTGCGGCCCGAGGCGAGGCGGCGCCCGTCCCGGCCCAGCAGCGTCCAGGGCAGGGGCACCCCCGAGTCGTAGGCTACGGCGGCCACCTTGGGAGCCCCCGGCAGGTAGCCCACCTGATTGACACGCACGACCGCGCGGTCGGTCACGGGCGCCGCGACCGGGCCGGGCCCGTACCCCGGTCCCCGCACGACCACGTGCCCCACGCACAGCCGCGTGGCCCTCTGCCCGCCGAGCTTGAATTGCAGGGAAGCGCGCGCGTCGTTCGCCCCGGTCATCGTGAAGGCGAAACGGTAGGTCCGGCGCTCCCGGGTCACGCGGGCGACGGTCTGGTTGAAGTAGGGCGGGTAGGGGGCCTCGTTCTTTTGCAGCATGACCTTGAAGGCGGTGGGCTCGTCGGCGCGCGCGGTGAAGGAGACCGTGTAGCGCGCTTCCCGCATCAGCCCCACGCCGCTTTGCCCGAAAATCACGTCCCACTCGTTCTCGCCGGGCTTGCCGATGTCCAGGCACGCCTCGCCGCCCCCCACGCTCACACCGGGGCCCCCGGCCACCCACCAGGAAGTCTGCCCGTCCCGGAAGCCGCCGTTGCCGAGCAGGTTCCCCACCCCGATGCCGACCGGCACGGGAGCCGACAGGGCGGACCGCCCGGCGCGGTCGAACGCCTGGGCGGTATACGTGTGCTCACCGCTCAGCGCCGGGGTCGCCCGGACCGTCAGGCTGTAGGGCGCCGTCCGGTCCACGCCGACCTTGCGCCCCCGGTCGTAGAACACCACCCGCGCGATCCCGCTCGCGTCCGACGCCCGCGCCGTCAGCGTGAGACTCCCGCCGATGGGCACGCTCCCGCCGCTCGCCGTGAGCGACACCCTGGGGGGCGCGGCGTCGCCCACGGCCCCGCCCTCCTGTCCGGGCAACACCCGGCAGGAGGCGACCGTCAGGATGACGAGCACGGGGGTCGTATACCGCAGGGTGTTGTTCATGCCTCCCCCCGATTCTCATGGCTAAGCGCAACATTAATTTGTAAAGTTTTACACATTAGATTCACCTGCCGTGACTCTTCTCGGACAGAGATCTGGGGAAGACCCGGCGACAGAACCCTCCCTGAGTGGGCTTCGCCCTGGTCGGCGCCCTGGCGAGCACCGGGTCCCGGCTCCTGCCGTGCACCCTGAGCGCCGAGCGGCCCCTCACTCTGGGCTTTGGCCTCGCGCCCGCCTCGCCCATTTCCTACGTCACGGACTTGCAGGCGCCGTCAGTCCGCCGAGGACGCCTCCCCCACGCCGCGCACGACGGGCCGCAGGTAGGCGAGGAGGGCGGCGCGCACCTCCTCGCGCACGGTGGGGTCGGCCACCCCCGCCCGGCCCCCGAGCGCGTACAGGCCGTTGGCGACGTGGATGCTCATGCGCGCGACCGCCGAACGCCTCCCCGGGCTCAGCCCCGGCGCGCGGACCTCCAGCAGGGCCTCCAGCCGCCCCTGCACCTCCGCGCGCACCGTCTCGTTTTCCTGCTCCGACGTGGCCGAGGGGGTGACGAGCAGCAGCCCGAGGAGCCCCGGCGGGTCGGCGTTGAGCCGCGCGTGGACGTGGAGCACGTGGTCGATCACGTCCTCCAGCGGCTGGTCCGCCGCGTCTCGCAGCACGGCGTCGAGGGCCAGCCGCAGCCGTCCCGTCCACGTCGCCTGGAGCGAGGCGAGGATGGCCCCCTTGTCAGGGAAGAACTGGTAGAGCGAGCCCACCGACACCCCCGCTCCTTCGGCGATGTGGTTCGTCGTCGTCCCGTCGTACCCCCGCTCGGCGAAGAGTCGGGCGGCGGCCCCAAGAAGCCGGGCGACCATCTGGCGGCTGCGCTCCTGCTGCGGGGCACGCCGCGCCGGGGGGCGGGCAGTCATCCCGCCAGGATAGGCGAAAACGCGAGCCCGGAGGAAGAGGGCCCGAAAAGGTCTCCTGGCGAGCCCGTCAAGAGGGGCGTTCACGCGCCCCCACCCCTCCGCCAAACGCGAGTTGAGAACACGAGCAAAGGCTCACATACTGGGGAGACTTCCCCGCTCAATCGTCTTCTCCCCCGTGGAGGCTGTCATGACCGCGACCGTTCCAGCGCCCGCCCTCCCCGCCCCCACCTTCACGGAGGTCGGCGGCGTCCGCACACGCTTCGTCGTTCAGGGCGACGGCCCGCCCCTGCTGCTGCTGCACGGCATCGGGCGCAGCCTGGAGGACTGGTCGGCGAACGTCGCGCCCCTCGCCGCACACTTCCGCGTCTACGCCCTCGACCTGATCGGCTTCGGGTACACCGACAAGCCGGACGTGCCCTACACGCTGGGCGGACTGGCCCGTTTCGCCGCGCACTTTCTGGACGCGGTGGGGGAGACCCGGCCCGTGGTCCTGATGGGCAACTCGCTCGGCGGCGCGGTCGCCCAGCGCTTTGCCGTCGCCTACCCGGAGCGCACGCGGGCCCTGGTGCTGGTGAACAGCGCGGGCTTCGGGCGCGAGGTCGCCGCCGTCTTGCGCGCGCTTTCCGTGCCGCGGCTGGGTGAATTGCTCCTCCAGCCCACCGCCCGCAACGCCCGGCAGACCGTCCGCTCGCTTTTCCACGACCCCCGCCTCGCCACCGAGGACCTCGTGGCGCAGGCCCTCGACCTCTCCCGCCAGCCGCACGCGGCCCGCGCCTTCTTGCGGGTGCTGCGCGACCTCGGTGACTGGCGCGGGGTGAAGGCCGCGTGGCGCGAGGAGTTGCAGGGGCGCCTCGCCCGGCAGGGGGTCCCCACCCTGATCCTCTGGGGCGACCGCGACGTGATCCTGCCCGCCCGGCTGCTGGAGGCGGCGCGCAAGTCTCACCCCCACGCGCGCACCCACCTCTTTCAGGACACCGGACACGTCCCCCAACTGGAGCGGGCGGAGACCTTCAACCGCCTCGTTCTCGGCTTCTTGCAGGAGGTTCCAGCGTGAGCACCCACCATCAGGTCGCCATCGTCGGCAGCGGCTTCGCGGGCCTGGGCATGGCCGTCCATCTTCAGCGCCGGGGCATCGAGGACTACGTGATCTTCGAGCGGGCGGGGGAGGTCGGCGGCACCTGGCGCGACAACACCTACCCCGGCTGCGCCTGTGACGTCAAGAGCGACCTCTATTCCTTCTCCTTCGCCCCCAACCCCGACTGGAACCACCGCTACGCCCGCCAGCCCGAGATCCTGGGCTACCTGCGCCGGGTCGCGGACGACTTCGGCGTGCGGCCCCACATCCGCTTCGGGCACGAACTGGAGCGCGCCGAGTGGGACGACGGCGAGGGGCTGTGGCGCATCCGCACGAGTGGGGGAGAGTACACCGCCCGCGTGCTGATCTCCGGGCACGGCCCCCTCGTCGAGCCGAAGTGGCCGGTCATTCCGGGGTTGGAGTCTTTTGCGGGCCCGCGCTTCCACTCCGCCCAGTGGGATCACTCCGTGGACCTCAGCGGCCAGCGCGTCGCCGTGATCGGCACGGGCGCGTCGGCCATCCAGTTCATCCCCGAGCTTCAGAAGGTGGTCGGGAAACTCACCGTCTTCCAACGCTCGGCCCCCTGGGTGATGCCCCGGATGGACACCGAGACGAGCGAGCGCCGCCGCGACCTCTTCCGCCGTTACCCCGGCCTCCAGCGCCTCTCGCGGCAGTGGATCTTCGGGGTCGCCGAGGCCCGGTTCCTGACCTTCACGAACGAGCGGGTGAGGAAGCTCGCGGAGGAGGCCGCCCACAAGCACCTGGAGGCGCAGGTCCCCGACCCCGCCCTGCGGGCCAAGCTCACCCCGAACTACCGCCTGGGCTGCAAGCGCATCCTCGTCTCCGACGACTATTACCCGGCGATGGCGAAACCCAACGTTGAACTCGTGACGGAGGCGGTCACGGAGGTCAAGGGGTCCAAGATCGTCACGGCGGACGGACAGGAGCGCGAGTTCGACGTGCTGATCGGCGGCACGGGCTTCGAGTCGACGCGGCCCTCCATCGCGCGGCGCCTCTCCGGGCGGGGCGGCAGGTCCCTCGCCGAGGTCTGGGACCCGCACATGGAGGCGCTGCACGGGACGGCGGTGGCGGGCTTTCCCAACCTGTTCCTGATCATCGGGCCGAACACCGGGCTCGGGCACAACAGCATGGTCTACATGATGGAGGCGCAGATCGACTACATCGTGGCGGCGCTGGAGCACCTGGGGCGCGAACACCTCCTCGCCCTCGAACCCCGGCCCGAGGCGCAGGCCGAGTACAGCGAGGGGTTGCAGGGCAAGCTGCGGGACTCGGTGTGGAACGTGGGCGGCTGCACGAGCTGGTACATCGACGCCACGGGGCGCAATTCCTCCCTGTGGCCCGAGCGGGCGGCGCGCTTCCGGCAGACGCTGCGGCGCTTCGACCCCTCGCTCTACCGCGCGTGGCTCAGCCCCCGCCCCCTGCCGCCCCTCTCCGCCCCCGTGGCCCGGAGCGCCTGAGCGTGCGGCCCTACGACTACGCGGGCGGCACGGCGGTCCTGACGGGCGCGGCGAGCGGGATCGGGCGGGCGCTGGCCCAGGGGCTCGCCTCGCGCGGCAGCCACCTCGCCCTGATCGACCGCGACGAGGAGGGGCTGCGGACCCTCGTCGCCCGGCTGCGTCCCCAGAACCCCGACCTCAAGATCACCGCCCACGGGTTCGACCTGAGCCGTATTCAGGACATCCCCGCCCTCGCGGACGACGTGCTGCGCGGGCA of the Deinococcus planocerae genome contains:
- a CDS encoding flavin-containing monooxygenase; translated protein: MSTHHQVAIVGSGFAGLGMAVHLQRRGIEDYVIFERAGEVGGTWRDNTYPGCACDVKSDLYSFSFAPNPDWNHRYARQPEILGYLRRVADDFGVRPHIRFGHELERAEWDDGEGLWRIRTSGGEYTARVLISGHGPLVEPKWPVIPGLESFAGPRFHSAQWDHSVDLSGQRVAVIGTGASAIQFIPELQKVVGKLTVFQRSAPWVMPRMDTETSERRRDLFRRYPGLQRLSRQWIFGVAEARFLTFTNERVRKLAEEAAHKHLEAQVPDPALRAKLTPNYRLGCKRILVSDDYYPAMAKPNVELVTEAVTEVKGSKIVTADGQEREFDVLIGGTGFESTRPSIARRLSGRGGRSLAEVWDPHMEALHGTAVAGFPNLFLIIGPNTGLGHNSMVYMMEAQIDYIVAALEHLGREHLLALEPRPEAQAEYSEGLQGKLRDSVWNVGGCTSWYIDATGRNSSLWPERAARFRQTLRRFDPSLYRAWLSPRPLPPLSAPVARSA
- a CDS encoding aldo/keto reductase encodes the protein MTGTTTIPTLPLPSGERVPVLGQGTWRMAEDPRRRADEIAALRAGLDLGLRLIDTAEMYADGAAEELVAEATQGRRDEVFLVSKVLPGNASRQGVLRACERSLRRLRTDRLDLYLLHWRGQTPLAETLGAFEELRRAGLIRHWGVSNFDTADMGELAALSGGGAVATNQVLYNLTRRGIEYDLLPWCWERGVPVMAYSPVEQGRLLGHRVLAGIAREHGATPAQVALAWVLRQPGVMTIPKAGTAAHVRENRAALDLRLTDADLAALDRAFAGPTRPVPLEVL
- a CDS encoding TetR/AcrR family transcriptional regulator, translated to MTARPPARRAPQQERSRQMVARLLGAAARLFAERGYDGTTTNHIAEGAGVSVGSLYQFFPDKGAILASLQATWTGRLRLALDAVLRDAADQPLEDVIDHVLHVHARLNADPPGLLGLLLVTPSATSEQENETVRAEVQGRLEALLEVRAPGLSPGRRSAVARMSIHVANGLYALGGRAGVADPTVREEVRAALLAYLRPVVRGVGEASSAD
- a CDS encoding alpha/beta fold hydrolase; translated protein: MTATVPAPALPAPTFTEVGGVRTRFVVQGDGPPLLLLHGIGRSLEDWSANVAPLAAHFRVYALDLIGFGYTDKPDVPYTLGGLARFAAHFLDAVGETRPVVLMGNSLGGAVAQRFAVAYPERTRALVLVNSAGFGREVAAVLRALSVPRLGELLLQPTARNARQTVRSLFHDPRLATEDLVAQALDLSRQPHAARAFLRVLRDLGDWRGVKAAWREELQGRLARQGVPTLILWGDRDVILPARLLEAARKSHPHARTHLFQDTGHVPQLERAETFNRLVLGFLQEVPA
- a CDS encoding amino acid ABC transporter permease; amino-acid sequence: MFDVLIPDPLALQWRDMLAVFTPDVLRALWRGTQITLSLTLLSSVFGLTLGFVAALGRMSRLWPLRALAGFYIETFRGTPLLVQLFFLFFALPQLIPQFRMPAFQTAVLGLSLFAGAYAAEIIRGSLNAVDRGQTEAARALGLKPLQILRLVLVPQAARTAVPALGNQFIGLLKDSSLASVVTVTELLLTTRGLVSVTFQPFPLYLAVGLIYFVLSNVAARVFARLELRLNRPYRLAARR
- a CDS encoding transporter substrate-binding domain-containing protein produces the protein MSKVLKYAALLPALALGAASVAHADLADIRKRGELRVVMSGEYPPFSQPGPDGSLTGFDVDVAREIGRRLGVRVNVIKAEFPSIIAGLQAGQFDMAVASQSKTPERERAVDFLSRPYYYDGFQLFVPANSTATNLNSLRGAPVAVAQGTVFEKFLRDRKYPNVATYSGEQEIFLALAAGRAGGMITTRTVGNVAIKNGQKIKAAGPVLQQDNPYITLGKNQPQLKTAVERALNAMRVDGTLRNISVKYLGADVTTPGR
- a CDS encoding VOC family protein; amino-acid sequence: MASPILDLAGLTLEVNHLPRGVRFYTQVLGLTLLEHGEERGVAHFEVNPAQTLTLWKPVTRQANDPRLASLRARGASHLHYAWQIRPEDLDRCKALLDEHGLAWTEIDLGTPERPDPTVYFFDPFGHGLELRGIDLADGRRPAFPPAPVVRPPHALPVMGLREVALAFGDYAAMKERLPRAYGFALAKEQPDRDFAQFTLGPEPEPDGNGTPRRWLYAWDPQVGLADMFGGDHAHVRFHADVDAVLALVRAEGLPYVRTEEGLAARDPEGHVFEFVAPPPPSE
- a CDS encoding glycoside hydrolase family 9 protein, producing MNNTLRYTTPVLVILTVASCRVLPGQEGGAVGDAAPPRVSLTASGGSVPIGGSLTLTARASDASGIARVVFYDRGRKVGVDRTAPYSLTVRATPALSGEHTYTAQAFDRAGRSALSAPVPVGIGVGNLLGNGGFRDGQTSWWVAGGPGVSVGGGEACLDIGKPGENEWDVIFGQSGVGLMREARYTVSFTARADEPTAFKVMLQKNEAPYPPYFNQTVARVTRERRTYRFAFTMTGANDARASLQFKLGGQRATRLCVGHVVVRGPGYGPGPVAAPVTDRAVVRVNQVGYLPGAPKVAAVAYDSGVPLPWTLLGRDGRRLASGRTRVFGRDAASGEFVHRADFSAFRRPGERYVLEVGGLRSHPFRIARDLYKPLGRDALAYFYHNRSGVPIEARYVGGPKWARAAGHADPSSDRGGDRAGCFAGRDARGNTWPGCRHTLNAGRGWYDAGDHGKYVVNGGLSVWTLMNLYELGKRSSKAGFFPDGSLRIPENANRVSDLLDEARWELDFLLGMQVPDGEWLALPLGDQSAHPDRLNLTEVDASGMAHHKVHSERWTGLPSRPDEDRQQRFLYPPSTAATLNLAASAAQCARVFRSVDDAYARRCLQAARRAWQAARRHPQVYAYDTFSGGGPYDDTDVRDEFYWAAAELYATTGDKTFLAALKASPLYLGATKNGPENDLAWPEVTAAGAVTLALVPNGLPASAVRTARANLIALADAYAAQVTRTGYGVPFRSERYPWGSNSNVLNRSLILGVAHHLTGNVRYRDAALEGMNYILGRNPLDKSYVSGYGARPLVNPHHRFWAHSRDPRYPAPPPGALAGGPNSSPADPTADLLRGRCAPQTCYLDDIGTSSMNEVAINWNAPLAWVATYLDATAK
- a CDS encoding HD-GYP domain-containing protein codes for the protein MTVPFTPRISDLTPGQDARTSAAQSVVTLTRVALAAPDLASGVLPTLEHLVGATAATGAVFLMRGGGPLGGYGVQAACGELPPALNPPGGLSADTPLLRALEESVRPLFFDSTAADLREGTGPGVASLAAAPVRVGDGPLLGAFVLCTAQPHVWEAEETALFSMVSGTVAALAGRLAAEAEATRAREAALRALGQMLETWDGDSHGHTDRVTDLALRLAGRLALSPGQCQALRWGAYLHDIGKVTLLGALLPREASPGADGFAQMLGGLPPGALSVITDRHERWNGGGYPAGKLGTEISLEARLFALCDAYDGLTNPRLHDLPWDPEEALAELQARSGGEFDPDLVRLLLEVIGETLAPVADED